The Aquila chrysaetos chrysaetos chromosome 16, bAquChr1.4, whole genome shotgun sequence genome has a segment encoding these proteins:
- the SFN gene encoding LOW QUALITY PROTEIN: 14-3-3 protein sigma (The sequence of the model RefSeq protein was modified relative to this genomic sequence to represent the inferred CDS: deleted 1 base in 1 codon) produces the protein MIHGNFPFKAGLDGEEAEEEEEDTPSTSLAPPALARGSDAQPKTNPGGGARQRLRRLPAPLLAQASALARVPAMARNHQVQKAKLAEQAERYEDMADFMKAVVEHGDELSNEERNLLSVAYKNVVGCQRSAWRVISSIEHKTEEGDDKAQLVNEYREKVERELNCVCKNVLALLDKYLIKKASDAESKVFYLKMKGDYFRYLAEVATGDDRKKTIDNAQEAYQEAMDISKKEMQPTNPIRLGLALNFSVFHYEIANAPDQAISLAKTTFDEAMGDLHTLSEDSYKDSTLIMQLLRDNLTLWTAECAGEDGGEAGEEPKN, from the exons ATGATTCACGgcaattttccttttaaggCCGGGCTCGACggggaggaagcagaggaggaggaggaggacactCCTTCGACCTCGCTGGCTCCTCCTGCTCTCGCTCGAGGCTCCGACGCTCAGCCAAAAACGAAtcccggcggcggggctcggcAGAGGCTCCGAcggctcccggccccgctcctCGCCCAAGCGTCTGCCCTG GCCCGCGTCCCAGCCATGGCAAGAAACCACCAAGTGCAGAAGGCCAAGCTGGCCGAGCAGGCTGAGCGCTACGAGGACATGGCGGACTTCATGAAGGCGGTGGTGGAACACGGGGACGAGTTGTCCAACGAGGAACGCAACCTCCTCTCCGTCGCCTACAAGAACGTGGTGGGGTGCCAGCGCTCGGCGTGGAGGGTCATCTCCAGCATCGAGCACAAAACCGAAGAGGGGGACGACAAAGCGCAGCTGGTGAACGAATATCGGGAGAAGGTGGAAAGGGAGCTGAATTGCGTCTGCAAGAACGTCCTGGCCTTGCTGGACAAGTATCTCATCAAGAAGGCGAGCGATGCTGAGAGCAAGGTCTTCTACCTGAAGATGAAGGGCGACTACTTCCGATACCTGGCCGAGGTGGCCACCGGGGACGACCGCAAGAAGACGATAGACAACGCCCAGGAAGCCTACCAAGAGGCCATGGACATCAGCAAAAAGGAGATGCAGCCCACGAACCCCATCCGCCTGGGGCTGGCGCTCAACTTCTCCGTCTTCCACTACGAGATCGCCAACGCCCCCGACCAGGCCATCTCCCTGGCCAAGACCACCTTCGATGAGGCCATGGGGGACCTGCACACGCTCAGCGAAGACTCCTACAAGGACAGCACCCTCATCATGCAGCTGCTCAGGGACAACCTCACGCTATGGACAGCCGAGTGCGCCGGAGAAGACGGCGGCGAGGCTGGCGAAGAGCCCAAGAACTGA